From a single Endozoicomonas euniceicola genomic region:
- the csy1 gene encoding type I-F CRISPR-associated protein Csy1: MDAITHDDISDAIDDFLNNQLEAKLEPELKKLNKAEPDSDQALKIEDNVQKLRERFSRPVWLGQAATKMANQLKFGTHIAKGVHPDSKGDNVNFRSDEALPEGLVGTQLLTTPELDANGNAAALPLATFFNQDVKGIKLRDLILSDHPALSHAFNNNDTSSDYAQKAFKAALAGEVATPTSFERNKQLLWPLDDAITEDRYQCLIPLHPSSLTHHVQQTINERRFSEANKEARKNRSKKTAEQTPYVSIVNLANTQLGGTKPQNVSLLTSKQGGRNYLLESLPPCYQPQYEFSISKRQRTFFDRQLAYHCYQGLEDLYAVIEAPKSVMPVREQRKQALSTIIGQIMQLAAYVQQHYPAGWSETSALRMHERYWLDPHRAELDEQDSFKEEREKYEWVRPVMEDFSRWLNDQLRKRFEQQAEDFNDAGYAAWLREIEAMVKASQRAQQGAFA, encoded by the coding sequence ATGGATGCAATAACCCATGATGACATATCAGATGCCATTGACGATTTTTTAAACAACCAACTGGAAGCCAAACTTGAACCTGAGCTGAAAAAGCTGAACAAGGCGGAGCCTGACAGTGACCAGGCTCTGAAAATAGAAGACAACGTTCAAAAACTGCGGGAGCGCTTTTCCAGACCCGTCTGGCTAGGGCAGGCAGCCACAAAAATGGCCAACCAGTTGAAATTTGGAACACATATCGCCAAGGGCGTTCACCCTGACTCCAAAGGCGACAATGTCAATTTCCGTTCCGACGAGGCTCTGCCCGAAGGACTGGTGGGCACCCAGTTATTAACAACACCGGAACTGGATGCCAATGGCAATGCCGCCGCCCTGCCTCTGGCCACCTTTTTTAATCAGGACGTCAAAGGCATCAAGCTCCGCGACCTGATCCTGTCCGATCACCCTGCCCTGAGCCATGCGTTCAACAACAACGACACCAGTTCAGACTATGCCCAAAAGGCATTTAAAGCCGCCCTGGCAGGAGAGGTTGCCACCCCCACCAGTTTTGAGCGCAATAAACAGCTGCTCTGGCCACTGGACGATGCCATTACCGAAGACCGCTACCAGTGCCTGATCCCTCTGCACCCCTCGTCACTCACCCACCATGTTCAACAAACGATAAACGAACGCCGGTTTAGCGAAGCCAATAAAGAGGCACGTAAGAATCGCAGCAAAAAAACCGCTGAACAGACACCCTATGTTTCCATCGTTAACCTGGCCAACACCCAGCTGGGCGGCACCAAGCCTCAGAATGTCAGCCTTCTGACCAGTAAGCAGGGTGGCCGTAACTACTTGCTGGAATCTTTGCCGCCCTGCTACCAGCCCCAGTATGAATTCAGCATCAGTAAACGTCAGCGTACGTTTTTTGACAGACAACTGGCTTACCATTGCTATCAGGGGCTGGAAGACCTCTATGCCGTGATCGAGGCCCCGAAAAGCGTAATGCCCGTGCGTGAACAGCGCAAACAGGCATTATCCACCATTATCGGTCAGATCATGCAGCTGGCAGCCTACGTGCAGCAACACTACCCCGCAGGCTGGAGTGAAACCAGCGCCCTGAGAATGCACGAACGATACTGGCTTGACCCTCACCGGGCTGAGCTGGATGAACAGGACAGTTTTAAAGAAGAACGGGAAAAATACGAATGGGTACGCCCTGTTATGGAAGACTTTTCCCGGTGGCTGAATGACCAACTGAGAAAACGCTTCGAACAGCAGGCCGAGGACTTTAACGATGCAGGATACGCCGCATGGCTGCGGGAGATCGAAGCCATGGTCAAAGCCAGCCAGCGGGCGCAACAGGGAGCCTTTGCATGA
- the cas6f gene encoding type I-F CRISPR-associated endoribonuclease Cas6/Csy4: MMDSYCELKALPNPEIIQAAVVAELMQVLHQGLLSFDGRIGLDFPAYRQQGTLGGIIRVLGGRQDIKALQSQLANHPVVQDYGLLSERMEIPSGVTDYACYQRRHARGNSRFTRLKKRHLERGTWTEELEQAVTAKLQAPLDLPYVALKSASTAQKFLLFIQQKRQKEHQPGTFNGYGLSLDGANVPRF, translated from the coding sequence ATGATGGACAGCTATTGCGAACTGAAAGCCCTGCCCAACCCTGAGATTATTCAGGCGGCGGTGGTGGCTGAACTGATGCAGGTACTGCACCAAGGCCTGCTGTCTTTCGACGGGCGAATAGGACTGGATTTTCCAGCCTACAGGCAACAGGGAACACTGGGCGGAATCATTCGTGTTCTGGGTGGGCGTCAGGACATTAAAGCCCTGCAAAGCCAACTGGCAAACCATCCGGTGGTTCAGGACTATGGGTTGCTGTCAGAACGAATGGAAATACCTTCCGGGGTGACTGATTATGCCTGCTACCAGCGCCGCCACGCCCGGGGCAACAGCCGGTTTACCCGGTTGAAAAAGCGCCATTTAGAAAGAGGCACCTGGACAGAAGAACTGGAACAGGCCGTTACCGCCAAATTGCAAGCACCACTGGATTTGCCCTATGTGGCTCTGAAAAGTGCCAGCACTGCCCAAAAGTTCCTGCTGTTTATTCAGCAAAAAAGACAAAAGGAACACCAGCCCGGCACTTTTAACGGCTATGGGTTAAGCCTCGATGGTGCTAACGTACCTCGTTTTTAA
- the csy2 gene encoding type I-F CRISPR-associated protein Csy2, producing MNDIDFYLLLDRIDIHNANAVSSPLTYGFPAVSGFLGAIHALERKLPFEARLSFGGALITSHQCRVKRYRSAPYSDYTLNQSRNPIRKTGQTASIIEEGKTDLCVSLAVPITCDDYDDEEWLDEHKALFIQWVKETVSCQRMAGGSVTAIEAVELIPSESIDNLKPRLAPGFILMDARQELAAITQELQKQQPDATTLDALLEVATLHHQPEKDQEGETQWRTTSVRRGRGWLVPMPVGYQAISPRFEPGVMANCRTDQYPTQFVEALYSLGKWVFPYSLSSLEPCFWQWGQEDNGLYLIEQNTN from the coding sequence ATGAACGATATTGATTTTTACCTGCTGCTGGATCGCATCGACATCCATAACGCCAATGCTGTTTCCAGCCCACTCACTTACGGTTTTCCCGCTGTCAGCGGATTTCTTGGCGCTATTCACGCCCTGGAAAGGAAGCTGCCCTTTGAAGCCAGACTGTCGTTTGGGGGCGCACTGATTACCAGCCACCAGTGCCGGGTAAAACGTTACCGGTCAGCCCCTTACAGCGATTACACCCTGAACCAGAGCCGGAATCCCATCAGGAAAACCGGCCAGACCGCCTCGATTATTGAGGAAGGCAAGACCGACCTGTGCGTCAGCCTGGCGGTTCCGATTACCTGTGACGATTACGACGATGAAGAATGGCTGGATGAGCACAAAGCCCTCTTTATTCAATGGGTCAAAGAAACGGTTAGCTGTCAGCGAATGGCGGGCGGCAGCGTGACCGCCATCGAGGCCGTAGAGTTAATCCCATCGGAGAGCATCGACAATCTTAAACCCAGGCTGGCACCCGGTTTTATTCTAATGGACGCCCGTCAGGAGCTGGCGGCCATCACTCAGGAATTACAAAAGCAGCAACCGGACGCCACAACCCTGGATGCACTGCTGGAAGTAGCCACCCTGCACCATCAACCGGAAAAAGACCAAGAAGGCGAAACCCAATGGCGCACCACCAGCGTCCGCCGGGGCCGGGGATGGCTGGTGCCCATGCCGGTGGGCTATCAGGCCATTTCACCCAGGTTTGAGCCCGGCGTGATGGCCAACTGCCGGACAGACCAATACCCCACACAGTTTGTGGAAGCCCTGTATAGCCTGGGCAAATGGGTCTTCCCTTACAGCCTGAGCAGTCTGGAACCCTGCTTCTGGCAATGGGGGCAAGAAGATAACGGCCTGTATCTCATTGAGCAAAACACTAACTAA
- the csy3 gene encoding type I-F CRISPR-associated protein Csy3 has translation MSKLKTASVLAFERKLDISDAAFSQSDSASSQAAEIVKVRTKSVRGTISNRLKNTVANDPAKLDAEIQKPNLQTVDVAMLDGSCDLLKVNFTCKVIPFDGTPSICNNADYQAQLKATVTEYLDEHGVDELARRYAANIINARWLWRNRLGSQSVKVTVSCELDGEQQSVTINDARSLSLQHFEQNSHELNTVASWITKGLRGECFIMMAVEAVAHVGYGQEVYPSQELVLDTGKTKSKVLYQINEETGQAGMHSQKIANAIRTIDTWYTDDTQMPIAVEPYGAVTTLGAAFRQPTQKIDFYNLFDRWVLNDKKPEPEQQHYVMGVLIRGGVFGASGKE, from the coding sequence ATGAGCAAACTGAAAACCGCCAGCGTCCTGGCCTTTGAGCGCAAGCTGGATATTTCTGACGCAGCCTTCAGCCAGAGTGACAGCGCCAGCAGCCAGGCAGCGGAAATCGTAAAAGTACGCACCAAATCCGTTCGGGGCACCATTTCCAACCGCCTGAAAAACACTGTCGCCAACGACCCCGCCAAACTGGACGCTGAAATCCAGAAGCCCAACCTGCAAACCGTCGACGTGGCCATGCTGGACGGCAGCTGCGACTTGCTGAAGGTCAACTTCACCTGCAAAGTCATCCCTTTTGACGGCACGCCCAGCATCTGTAACAACGCCGATTACCAGGCTCAGCTTAAAGCGACAGTTACCGAATACCTCGATGAGCATGGCGTGGACGAACTGGCCCGTCGTTACGCCGCCAATATCATTAATGCCCGCTGGCTGTGGCGCAACCGCCTCGGAAGCCAGTCGGTCAAGGTGACGGTTTCCTGTGAGCTGGATGGTGAACAACAATCCGTCACTATTAACGACGCCCGTAGTCTGTCATTGCAACACTTCGAGCAGAATTCCCATGAGCTGAACACCGTGGCCAGCTGGATTACCAAAGGCCTGCGGGGTGAGTGTTTTATAATGATGGCGGTAGAAGCCGTCGCCCACGTTGGGTACGGACAGGAAGTCTATCCCTCCCAGGAGCTGGTGCTGGATACGGGTAAAACAAAAAGCAAAGTACTCTACCAGATCAACGAAGAGACCGGACAGGCCGGTATGCACTCCCAGAAAATAGCCAACGCCATTCGCACCATTGACACCTGGTACACGGACGACACCCAAATGCCCATTGCCGTAGAACCTTATGGCGCGGTCACCACCCTGGGTGCCGCCTTCCGCCAGCCCACTCAAAAAATCGACTTTTATAACCTGTTTGACCGCTGGGTACTGAACGATAAAAAGCCAGAACCAGAGCAGCAGCATTATGTGATGGGAGTGCTGATCCGTGGTGGTGTATTCGGCGCTTCTGGCAAGGAGTGA
- the hemE gene encoding uroporphyrinogen decarboxylase, translating into MTKLKNDRLLKALLREPVDVTPVWMMRQAGRYLPEYRTLRKEAGDFMSLCQNPQFACEVTLQPLERFPLDAAILFSDILTIPDAMGLGLYFETGEGPKFKKPVRTSADIDQLNVPDPEKDLGYVMDAVRVIRRELSGRVPLIGFSGSPWTLATYMVEGGSSKDFRRIKAMMYDQPQALHQLLSVLADSVTTYLNAQIKAGAQAVQIFDTWGGALSPDCYREFSLNYMQKIVSGLIREHEGRRVPVILFTKNGGQWLEWMAETGTDALGLDWTTTIDDARNRVGDKVALQGNMDPSVLYASASRIRQEVGNILQRFGSGSGHVFNLGHGIHQFVEPEKAAVFVEAVHELSQEYH; encoded by the coding sequence GATCGTCTCTTAAAAGCTCTACTGCGGGAGCCGGTGGATGTTACGCCGGTGTGGATGATGCGACAGGCCGGGCGTTACCTGCCTGAATACCGGACTTTGAGGAAAGAGGCGGGTGATTTTATGTCGCTTTGCCAGAATCCGCAGTTTGCCTGTGAAGTCACGTTGCAGCCGCTGGAACGATTTCCTCTGGATGCGGCGATTCTGTTCTCTGATATTCTGACGATTCCAGACGCTATGGGGCTTGGGTTGTATTTTGAAACCGGTGAAGGGCCAAAGTTTAAAAAGCCGGTAAGAACATCAGCCGATATTGACCAGTTAAACGTCCCTGATCCGGAAAAAGACCTTGGCTATGTGATGGATGCAGTTCGGGTGATTCGTCGGGAGCTGAGCGGACGAGTCCCTCTCATCGGTTTTTCCGGCAGCCCGTGGACATTGGCCACCTATATGGTCGAGGGTGGCAGCAGCAAAGACTTCCGTCGCATAAAAGCCATGATGTACGACCAGCCTCAGGCATTGCACCAGTTGTTAAGCGTGCTGGCTGATTCCGTCACGACTTATCTCAATGCCCAGATAAAAGCCGGAGCTCAGGCGGTTCAGATTTTTGATACCTGGGGTGGTGCTTTGTCTCCGGACTGTTATCGGGAGTTTTCCCTGAACTACATGCAGAAGATTGTTTCCGGACTGATCCGAGAGCACGAAGGTCGCAGGGTGCCGGTCATTCTGTTCACCAAAAATGGCGGGCAGTGGCTGGAATGGATGGCAGAAACCGGAACGGATGCCCTTGGACTGGACTGGACCACCACGATTGATGACGCCCGAAACCGGGTGGGTGACAAGGTAGCCTTACAGGGTAATATGGATCCTTCCGTGTTGTACGCTTCTGCTTCGCGCATACGACAGGAGGTGGGTAATATTCTGCAACGTTTTGGTTCAGGCTCCGGGCATGTCTTTAATCTTGGGCATGGTATTCATCAGTTTGTCGAGCCGGAAAAGGCAGCGGTGTTTGTTGAGGCGGTGCATGAATTGTCTCAGGAATACCATTGA
- a CDS encoding serpin family protein — MFCPNGLVRCLSSLPLKTGFVLLFFLVSLQAHAGDDWPLFCPWCGEVLPVDKDIFENPKVKVACISCGRDVSPPDTAPPGHSSASAREEGSQHSDNLNLTFEIRGGLSESGNNMVFSPTGVMNSVTPILRPAGLPPEIEAYAEQHRQRLSAPPQTEIVQGEQPGGRGLRARQIFATTEGRQFSPAVLSRGGVPLNYTPEDQNQAIREAIRNFIQDGFSQPSRLSIPEPTFNANAVFGVFDVITFDGQWQIPMERRDGVFFRQQDGSTYLISSIGYEDTLIRYSRWSDNESLYSDASNFSSDSFWQMVELPYRLSEDHQRFRMRVVLPPVRTDPGQLTANIVRQLTQNLAERSVQLNMPTFNMTNRNHLSAPRQAGILTALFRAQNFNPDAVIPRVSVDGVDAWQSISFLTDIEGSQAAAVTSGEILECCIYCPDRISVRINRPYTTLVVDSQDVVHIFADVYRPDTGL, encoded by the coding sequence ATGTTCTGCCCAAATGGCCTGGTTCGCTGCTTATCATCTCTACCCTTAAAAACAGGCTTTGTTCTACTGTTTTTTTTGGTTTCATTACAAGCCCATGCCGGAGATGACTGGCCTCTTTTTTGCCCATGGTGTGGCGAAGTGCTTCCAGTGGATAAGGATATTTTTGAGAACCCCAAGGTAAAAGTTGCTTGTATTTCTTGTGGTCGGGATGTTTCTCCGCCGGACACTGCGCCTCCCGGCCATTCCTCTGCTTCAGCCAGGGAGGAGGGTAGTCAGCATTCGGATAATCTGAACCTCACTTTCGAGATCAGAGGCGGTTTATCAGAGAGTGGCAACAACATGGTTTTCTCACCAACGGGAGTGATGAACTCGGTTACACCCATATTAAGGCCTGCCGGTCTTCCTCCTGAGATCGAAGCCTATGCAGAGCAACATCGCCAGCGATTGTCTGCTCCCCCTCAAACAGAAATAGTTCAAGGGGAGCAGCCCGGTGGCAGAGGGCTGAGAGCCAGGCAGATATTCGCCACCACCGAAGGTCGGCAGTTTTCCCCCGCTGTTTTATCCCGGGGAGGGGTTCCGTTAAATTACACTCCGGAAGATCAAAATCAGGCGATTCGTGAAGCCATTCGGAATTTTATTCAGGATGGCTTTTCCCAACCGTCCCGACTGAGTATTCCAGAACCAACCTTTAACGCGAATGCGGTTTTTGGGGTATTTGACGTTATAACGTTTGATGGGCAATGGCAGATACCCATGGAGCGACGGGATGGGGTCTTTTTCAGGCAGCAGGATGGAAGTACATACTTGATTTCTTCAATAGGGTATGAAGATACCTTGATTCGCTACAGTCGCTGGTCAGATAATGAATCGTTATACAGTGATGCCAGTAATTTCAGTAGCGATTCATTCTGGCAAATGGTTGAGCTGCCTTATCGGCTTAGTGAAGATCACCAAAGATTCAGAATGCGGGTGGTTTTACCTCCCGTACGCACTGATCCGGGACAGCTCACGGCAAACATAGTCAGGCAGCTGACCCAAAATCTGGCGGAGCGCTCGGTTCAGCTGAACATGCCAACGTTTAATATGACCAACCGTAATCATTTGTCCGCCCCCCGCCAAGCTGGTATTCTAACGGCATTGTTCCGGGCTCAGAATTTTAACCCGGACGCTGTTATCCCCAGGGTTTCTGTAGATGGTGTTGATGCCTGGCAGAGCATTTCATTCCTGACAGATATAGAGGGCTCCCAGGCTGCGGCAGTGACAAGTGGTGAAATTCTGGAGTGTTGCATTTATTGCCCAGACAGAATATCAGTAAGAATTAACCGTCCATACACGACATTGGTTGTTGACTCGCAGGATGTGGTTCATATTTTCGCTGATGTTTACAGGCCGGATACTGGCTTATGA
- a CDS encoding type I-F CRISPR-associated protein Csy3: MVIPFDGTPSVCNNAHYQAQLKTAVAEYLDEHGMDELARRYDANIINARWLWRNCLGSHSVKVTVS, encoded by the coding sequence ATGGTAATTCCTTTTGACGGCACGCCCAGCGTCTGTAACAACGCCCATTACCAGGCTCAGCTTAAAACGGCAGTTGCCGAATACCTCGATGAGCATGGCATGGACGAACTGGCACGTCGTTACGACGCCAATATCATTAATGCCCGCTGGCTGTGGCGCAACTGCCTCGGAAGCCATTCGGTCAAGGTGACGGTTTCCTGA